From the genome of Adhaeribacter pallidiroseus:
CGCGGGCGGTATATACGCCAATCCGCTGGGCGGCATCGGTAAAATGGCCGAAGGTTTTGCCCATCTCTACCCCGAGTTCCCGCATGTAATGCGCGGGCATTACAATTTTCTTTCGCATCATGTCTTCAAAAGCCAACATCATGTTGTTGGGATCTACTTCAAAAACCTGGCTAACAAACGATTTATAAACCTTGGCATGGCGCGCTTCGTCCGAAGCAATATTACCGCAAATTTTGGCCAGCAATAAATCGCCGTCTTTTTTGGCTAGTTGCGCCACGCGGCGGTGCGAGATGTTAGTAGCAGTTTCCTGGTAGCTGGTATACACAAACGAGCGGTACGGATCGTGACCGGTCTGCAAATCAAAGCCATCGGCGATTAAATATTGCGTGGAGGCCTCCATTTCGCGCATGTTTACCCGGCCACTGAGGTACAAATACCGGTTCAGTAAGTCGCCGTGGCGGTTTTCTTCGGCGGTCCAGCCGCGGTTCCATTTGGTCCAGGGACTATCTTCGTCGGTGTTCATGTCGCTGATGGCAAAAAGCCAGCTTTCGTAAGTAGGCAAAGCTTCTTCGGTAATGGTATCCCCGATTAATACCGCTAACAAGTCGTAAGATAATTCTTTAGCTCGTTCCTGCAGGTTTTTCACTTCTTCAAAAAAGGAATCCATGTTGGCATCGGGTAAAAAATCAGAAGGTTGCCACGAATTTTCGACGGTTTTTAAAAAGTTATTAATATTCTCCGAAACAAAGGTTTCCAAGTATTTTAAAACTTCAACTTTAGAAGCAAGAGACGCAATCATTTTTATTTATTTTTACGATGAAAATTTAAAAATCTGAATTAAAACAAAATCAAGTTATTTTCTTCCGGTAACTACAGGTAAATAGCTCTTTTTTAGCTACTTCAATAACTCATAAAGCATAGTTGGGGTTTTATATTGTACGGATAAAGTGTAAAAGGTTTTATGCTTTATTTGTATTTATTAGTACTAACCCCATTTACCCGCACGAAAGAGTCCTATTTAGACAATTCCGTTACTTTAATTCTTAATCTTAACTTTATAATAACCTAATTTTTCCGGAGATGTTGGGCTCGAAATTAGTTTCACCTGGCTAAATTGCAGGTCTCTTCCGTAAAAAAATTTAAAAAATCGCTGTAAAAAAAACATAAAATCGGGATTACTGATCCAGATTACTTTTTCTTGCCGACTTAATTGTAGCAGCGCCTCGCCCAGGTTCGTTTGTTTAGTACGGTTATACCAGAATTGCG
Proteins encoded in this window:
- a CDS encoding acyl-ACP desaturase translates to MIASLASKVEVLKYLETFVSENINNFLKTVENSWQPSDFLPDANMDSFFEEVKNLQERAKELSYDLLAVLIGDTITEEALPTYESWLFAISDMNTDEDSPWTKWNRGWTAEENRHGDLLNRYLYLSGRVNMREMEASTQYLIADGFDLQTGHDPYRSFVYTSYQETATNISHRRVAQLAKKDGDLLLAKICGNIASDEARHAKVYKSFVSQVFEVDPNNMMLAFEDMMRKKIVMPAHYMRELGVEMGKTFGHFTDAAQRIGVYTARDYTDILETLLTDWKVASVTGLNEAGEKARDYVMALPERLKRVADRMKVPQLEYKFRWIK